GTGAACGAAATTACTAACGTTTGAGTAGAAGATATTGATTTCTCCGGCAATCCCCATATTAAATTAAAATCATTAAATACAACTAGAAGGGTTCCATTATCAAACCAAGTCACTAAGCTAATTCAGCAACATTTAAAAGAAAATTATCTATCAGATCATCAAAAGCTTTTCTTCCCGACTTTAAATGTTTCATGTTCAGACTTATGTAGATACCTTCGCGTTTATATAAAAAGGGCCAGGATTCATAATCCCGACCTAATTCCAGATTTTGATTCCATACGTGGATACAGAATAAGCAGGGCTAACCACCTTTATCAAGCTGGTCTAAGCTTGGAAGATCTTTGTAGCATTCTTGGACACAATAATATCAATCAAACGAAAAGGTATATAGGAATCCTTCACCATACCTCTTAGTTGATGAGTGTGATAGTAGGAAAATAACACCGCTTCAGATCACAAAGAAATGAAACATTACATCCACTTGTCGGGAAACAATAAATTTGTTTAGTTGGACCAAGAATTTTGGATAAAGTTGGAAGTTGGTTAATTTTAACTTGGCCGCCACTATATCTGCCAAATAAATGATTCCTCATTAACAGCGTTAACGAGGAATCATTTTTAGGCTATTGCCGCTTCTTTGTTTTCTTATTATTATACCTTTCAGCTGCTGTTAACGGTTCATTCGCAAGTTCATGATCAAATTCCCGTGACAAATTTTTGCGTACCGCTTGTTCATCGCTGACGTTACTGCTTGCATTATTCTTTGGACCGTTGCTCACTATACACACCTCCGTGGCCCTTAGTTTGCCACGCAGTGTTTTTACTATGCATTGCTACATAATCTTAATTAATACTTCTCTCAAATCAGCTTTTGTTAAATTTAGGGGTGTGCCACACAATTCCGAATCGTTTCTTGTGCTTCACACATAAGTACCGAAAAATACTACTTCAGTAAACTCTTATTCGCTTCGTAAAATCACTTGCCCACGTTCTATATCATATTCCCCTTCATAAAATGAATGTATAACAACACTCATTTTAATAAAGGGGATTAGAAAATGTATGCCATTCATTATTTTGATAACAAAATTGAAGTACTGAATATAGCCTCACGAATAATACCGGCCGTGGATGATAGGGTAAGGATAAAAGGGCGTAACGGAAAAGTGATCAGTGTTGAGAAGATGACAGAAACTAAATACTTTGTGTTTGTCGAGTTTGAAAAGAAAGTTAAAAAAAGCAACACAAACTTTAGGAAACCTGGTATGAAAAGAAAATGACTTTCTATTGATATCTTGCATTGTCAGAATTTATAAAAGGGAATCAGGTAAACCCTGATTCTCTTATCCTAGCCGATTACCATTCCACCTGTGTAAGTGGCAATCAATCTTGTTTTTTAAACTATCTGTTAGTCCTCTTCCACAGGTACGCACGATTCCCCCACTAGTATCAATCCAGCCAACTCCCCACAATGACCGCCCGGACATGTCCACCCGCCCCCTCTCAATCTCCCTACTCCCCCAAGGCTTAAAGGCACCAAATCCAATCCCGAACCTATCTTTTTATTAAACTACTATCTTTGTATTTATAATACGTATTCAGCTGCTATTAAAAGTTTTTTAATTTATTTTTTAAAAAATGTATCCCTTTTCCTAATTTCAATCTATATAGAGGGTGACAGGAACATAAAGGGGCCGATCATCCATGAACTATTTAACTCAATACCAATCATTCGCAAATAAATATGAACTCAATGAGGCAATTGCTTCGCATTTAAATGACCACAGGCATCAATTGAACGATACGGATCTAAACGTACTTACGATGTTAAGCCGATATGCAGTGAAATACCCAGGCGTTGCGCACTTAAAAGTAGGCACGATTGCAAAGGCTTTACATAAATCAGACCGCACTGTTCGCCGCTCAGTCGAGAAATTGGAGCGATTACATATAGTTAAAAGACAGGCATTTTCACGCGAGAAAACAGGTGGACAAGGTGCCAACCTTTATATTTTTTTACCTTACAAACAACCAGACCTTACTGAAACGAAGGTAGAGCAAGTGGCGAAAACTGAACAAAGTCATCAACCAATTCATACTTACGTCGAAGAGCCAATCATTCCAATCACACTTTACACACGTTTCAAGGATCTAATTAAGTCTTACTCAGGAGATAATAATGAAATTCTTGCCAGCAAACTTTACGGCATTTATCGCGTACACACGACAAGACTTATGAAATTTGATGTTCACGCAGACAAAGGTGAACTTTTAAAAACAATTGCGATCCAAGCAATTCGTGTCTTGTTTCAAGCAACAAAAAGAAAAAACATCCGCAACCTTATCGGTTATTACGACGGCATCTTCCGTGAATTAACCGACAAAGCTTTATTTGCGGAGGCTTTTATGGATTATGATGCACCAGTGGAAGTTAAAATACCGTAGATTACTTGCATCAAATGATATTATCATCCAAATATAGTATAGTGAAATAACATGTTTTTTTAGACGTATCAAATTTCGGAATAGTAGTAGGGCCCTGCTCCGTTTACGTGTGAAATTGATATACCAGTAAAATTATTTAAAAGGAGTAGGTAAGACAATCATGAATACAACTACAAAGGACTCCCCTTTCATTCGTCCTTTTCTAACACTATTTCTAATTACAAGTTTACTATTAACAGGATGCTCTGGTGATATAAACGACAGCATCAACAATGAGCTTGCGATGGAGAATGAAACGCTGTCACAAAAAGAAGTACAGCCACTTAAAGAAAAACTCTCACCCGAATTAACAATGAGTAACACGATTGAAAACAATGCATTACAAATTTCAGGAAAAACGAATTTGCCTGACGAAACAATTTTATTCGTAACACTTTCAAATCATAAATCTGTAGAATTAGAAAAAACACTCACAGTAAAAAACGGTCAGTTTTCTACGGATGCAATACCAATTGAAGAGTTAAAATCAGGCAAGCAATCGATCAAGGTATCGTTGGCTGATGATCAACCAGATGCAGTCGTAGCGATTATCGGGGATTCTAGTGATTTATTAATCAGTGATCATGTTGATATAAACAAACAATTAACGACTACTGTCAAGATTGATGTACCAAGCGAACGCGCTCTGCCAAGTGATGTACAAGGTATCAAAACGAAAGTTAAGAGAGTTATCGATGGCGATACGATCATTGTGAAAATGGATGGTAAAGAAGAAAGGGTAAGACTTATTTTAGTTGATACCCCGGAAACAAAGCATCCTCAAATGGGGGTCCAACCTTTCGGACCAGAGGCATCTGCATTCACGACTGAACAACTTGAAGGTAAAGTTATCACATTAGAAGTCGGAGTCCAAGAGCGGGATAGATATGGGAGAGTACTAGCCTATGTGTGGATTGGTGACAAGCTTTTTAACCAAACGTTACTAGAAAAAGGCCTTGCACGAGTTGCGGTCTACCCACCTAATACAAAGTATTTGGATGAGTTTAAAGCCGCACAAAATAATGCAAAGAAAAAAGCAGTCGGTATTTGGTCGATTGAAAATTACGTTTCAGCTAAAGGATTTAACGATCAACAACAAAATCATTCAGTTGTAACCACAAGTAAACCAAACGTAGAAACACAACAAGTACAAAAAACTGAACCAGATGAATCAGGCGAATGTAACATTAAAGGAAGTAGCAGCGGCATTTACCATGTTCCCGGGAGTACTTATTATGAACGAACAACAAACCCCGCTAGGATGTTCTGTTCGGTTGAGGAAGCACATAACGCTGGATTTAGAGCGCCAAAACGGTGATGGTGTAGGGTTCCTTTTTGTTGCCTGTGTAAAATAAAACTATAACAATTCTAGGATATGAATAATAGTACATACGGAGTCCAATTACTTTATATTGATTGGACTCTCAACTTTCCTTATGCAATTGTAGCTAATTGACTGAATAGCTTGTAGCAAAGTTTCCCGAATTATTAACAGAAGAAATCTTGTGCCAGTGAACATTTAGGTGTTGTATTTTGATATTCGTTTATGAAGAAAAAGATCTTCCTGATTAGTGGGAAGATCTTTTTGATGATAAATTATACTCAGTAGCCTCTAGGTAGCTTTATTAACCACTGATTTTCCTTTGACAATTCTGATTAAAAGTTGTCATTTAATCTTGTGATTTCTTGTGAACTTGGAAAACTTCTGTTTCCATTCGTTACCTTATCTAAATCTTGGCTTTCCTCATACAAAAGATTAGTCTCGAAGTCTACACCGTTACCCTACCGAATGGTTCCCGCTACTTGCTCTAATTCAACCGACATGAACAAATTTATATCATTACATAAATCTTTAAATATACCTGAATCATTTTGCAAAATTTTTTGCACATCTTATTTTTGCGGGTATAATTATTTTATGATATTCCTACTGCTTTTTTTAGAAGCGCTGAACCGGCAATACCAGGTTCAGTCATTTCCTTCGCATCCAAAATGATGTCGAGTTCTTCTGAGGTCAGATATCCATGACGTATACAAATTGACCGCACTGACTGTCCAGTGACAAGTGCTTCCTTTGCAACTTTAGATGCAATTTCATAACTGACGTGCGGATTGATCGCAGTTACGATTCCAACACTTGATTCCACTAACTCTCTACAACGTTCAACATTTGCCGTAATTCCTTTAATTGCAAACTCCGACAGTACATCTACACCATTTGTTAGCATCGTGAGGGATTTTAATAAATTTGATACAATCACTGGCCCCATCACATTAAGTTCTAATTGACCTGCTTCAGAAGCAAGCGAAATGGTAT
This window of the Sporosarcina pasteurii genome carries:
- a CDS encoding thermonuclease family protein; the encoded protein is MNTTTKDSPFIRPFLTLFLITSLLLTGCSGDINDSINNELAMENETLSQKEVQPLKEKLSPELTMSNTIENNALQISGKTNLPDETILFVTLSNHKSVELEKTLTVKNGQFSTDAIPIEELKSGKQSIKVSLADDQPDAVVAIIGDSSDLLISDHVDINKQLTTTVKIDVPSERALPSDVQGIKTKVKRVIDGDTIIVKMDGKEERVRLILVDTPETKHPQMGVQPFGPEASAFTTEQLEGKVITLEVGVQERDRYGRVLAYVWIGDKLFNQTLLEKGLARVAVYPPNTKYLDEFKAAQNNAKKKAVGIWSIENYVSAKGFNDQQQNHSVVTTSKPNVETQQVQKTEPDESGECNIKGSSSGIYHVPGSTYYERTTNPARMFCSVEEAHNAGFRAPKR
- the sspO gene encoding small acid-soluble spore protein O encodes the protein MVSNGPKNNASSNVSDEQAVRKNLSREFDHELANEPLTAAERYNNKKTKKRQ
- a CDS encoding helix-turn-helix domain-containing protein, with the translated sequence MNYLTQYQSFANKYELNEAIASHLNDHRHQLNDTDLNVLTMLSRYAVKYPGVAHLKVGTIAKALHKSDRTVRRSVEKLERLHIVKRQAFSREKTGGQGANLYIFLPYKQPDLTETKVEQVAKTEQSHQPIHTYVEEPIIPITLYTRFKDLIKSYSGDNNEILASKLYGIYRVHTTRLMKFDVHADKGELLKTIAIQAIRVLFQATKRKNIRNLIGYYDGIFRELTDKALFAEAFMDYDAPVEVKIP
- a CDS encoding tyrosine-type recombinase/integrase: MDFSGNPHIKLKSLNTTRRVPLSNQVTKLIQQHLKENYLSDHQKLFFPTLNVSCSDLCRYLRVYIKRARIHNPDLIPDFDSIRGYRISRANHLYQAGLSLEDLCSILGHNNINQTKRYIGILHHTS